In the genome of Bremerella sp. P1, the window GCGTGCCAATAAGGCGTCGGCAAACTACGTGGGAAATTTCGGTGCTGTCGAGACGGAACCCAATCCTGATGCCAGCAATCGGATGCAGGTCAAAGTGAACAGTGGTGATGGCAAGATTGACGGAGTTATTCCCCCTGGCATTTTTGGTATTAACAGCCGTACCAAGTTCCGCGACATCACCGACGGCATGTCCAACACGATCGGCGTCGGCGAACGGGCTTGGTCAATGAATAACGTCAACTACGATTGCCTAGCCGCTGTCTGGAGCAGTGCCTCGGGCAGCAAGTTCAACTCGGGCAACAACGCGTCGATGATGGCCTCGATCCTGGCCATCGGCGGCCCTGGCATCAACCAAACCGATGCAAACCATGGCTGTAAAGTCGGATTCGGAAGTCGACACCCAGGCGGATCTCAGTTCATGTTTATGGACGCCAGCATTCACTTTCTCAGCGAAACGATCGAATACAACAACAACCCGGCCGTAAACAGCACGCTTGAGTACTTGCTGAACAAGTCGGATGGCCAAGTGGTTGGTGATTACTGATCGTGAACAAGTATTTCCAACGCTCGAAGAAAAAAGACCGCATCACTAAGATGCGGTCTTTGCGTTGGTAATCAGGACCTATCGAGTCCATCAGCGAAGCAGCGGATGAAACCCGACAGGGCAAGGCAGTCATCGTTGTCTTGAGGGTGCCTCAGCTTGAACGCCGCCAACAGTTCGTCCCAGTGGCAGCACAACTGATCTATTTGTCGCGACGTATTTGGTCGATTGTTTCTTTAATCTTAGTAGCCGCTTCTTCCGTGTCTCCTAGTGGCTGTGCGGGCACGGTCTTCTCCCGGGTATAGCCGATGTGCTTCATCCAGCTGGCAGAACGGTGCTTTCGTAAATTGCTGACCTGCTTATAGAGTGGATCGGCCTGGATTGTTTCAAGTGATTGCTCAGGCACCGGGACATTCAGGGCAGTCAAAATCGTCTGGGCCATAAACAAGTGACCGTCGGGTCCGGGATGGACGCGATCCTTTGAAAACACCTCGGTTCGGGCATCGCGCGCCTTACGCATAGCCGAATGCAAGTCGATCACGTGAACCCCTGGTTCGTCGAGTTTCATTTCCCATGCGGCATATTCTGTCATGACCGAGTCGTAGTTGAATTCACCAGGCTTGGTAGTCGTATCATAGATGGGTGGCGTAACAAGGACTATCTGCTCAACACCTGCCGCCTGACACGCTTCGATAAGCTTCTTCACACCGTTCTGGAAAGCGGAGAAACGCTCGGAATCGAGCGGTTGATAGATCCCGTCGTTGATGCCATAGCAGGCAAAAACAACGTCAGGCTTCGCTTTCTCCAAGAGCCGCCCAAGACGTTCAAAAAGGCATGGTCGTGGAAACTTACCGCCTGCGTGATTGTCTTCACTAAGGCCAGAAAGTGTTTCGCTCGCCAGGCCAAGGCCATAAATATCGAAGTCTTGTTCTGGGTATAACTTTTCCAGGTAATAGTCCACGAATGTGATGTACCCGCCTGCCTGTGTGATGCTGTCTCCGAGAAACACCACGCGTTTACCAGCAATGTCTTTCGCTGTAATCGGCTGCTCGGCATAGGCACTCGCCGTGACGAATAACAACAAAACAGGGAGAATAGTCTTCATGTAATTCATATTTCGCCTCGTATTTGGTTGGTTCAGTTTGACTCAATTGTAAACTACAGCGCTGCGCAATTTCGACCGTTTGCACGGCTGCGGCAATATTCGTAAACTATTTCCAGCCTTCTATTTCAGCTGAATATCACCAAGTGTGCCTGGTCTGCCGCAGCCCATTCAGCGGCGCGGTAGTCGCGTTTCCATAGTTTCGACGCAAGTTCTACCGTGCAAACCACATCTCACTCGTTTAAGCGTCCCAAGGCAGATCTTTCAATCCTGGAATTGCTCGCATTGCAGTTCCCCAATGCCGACGCGGCCATTGCCGAGACCGCCCGCCTGGCGGCAGTGCAGACTTTGCCCAAGGGGGTCGTGCATGTGATCAGCGACATCCACGGCGAAGATAAGAAGCTGCAGCATGTCATCAATAATGCATCGGGGACGCTTCGTCCGCTGGTGGAAGACATGTTCGCGGACTCGATGACCCCAACCGAGTTGGAAGAGTTCCTCAAGTTGACTTTTTATCCGGCAGAAGTAACCACACGCGTCGGAGAAACGCTTACACAGCCAGAAGAAATTCGGGCTTATGCCCTGCAGATGCTCATGCCGCAGCTCGAGCTGCTTCGCTACCTTGTCTCGAATTTTAGCCTTCGATTGGCAACCAATCTCTTCCCTGCAGAATACCGAGAATTGCTGCTGGAGATGATGCACGCACCCTCGACGGAACGAGGCCCGGAGTTCATCGGAGCAATCCTTGATGAACTTGTACGGCGTGGTAAAGCTTTGCACTTGGTGCATCTGCTGGGGCGGTTGATTCGTAACCTGGCCGTGGACGAGCTGATTATTGCTGGGGACCTCTGGGACCGGGGACCACGTGGCGACCGCGTCATGGAATATCTCCGCCTGCAACCTAATGTCGAGTTCATTTGGGGCAATCATGATGTCCTCTGGCTGGCTGCCTCGCTCGGACATGAAGCCGCTATCTGTACGGTATTGCGAGTCTCGCTACGTTATCGACGCATTGGCCAGTTGGATGAAGGTTACAGCGTTCCCCTCACGCCGCTGGAACACCTGGCAAATACCGTCTACGCAGACGATCCTGCCGAGTTCTTCATGCCCAATGGGCAAGGAATGCGGCCCAAAGAAGTCGTCGCGAGAATGCAAAAAGCAGCGGCGATCATGCAATTCAAGCTCGAAGGTCAGATGATCGAGCGCAACCCTCACTGGGAACTGGGACATCGCAGGTTGATGCACCGTATCAATCACCAGGAGGGGACCATTGAAATCGACGGCGAGACATACGCCCTTCGCGACACCAACTTCCCGACAGTCGATCCGGACAATCCTTATCAACTGAGCGAAGAAGAGGCGGCCTGCCTTTCCCGTTTGAAGAATTCATTTCTGAACAGTCAAAAGCTGCGGGAACAGATGCGCTTCATGGTCGGTCATGGATCGATGTACTTAAAGCGAGATGAGTGCCTGATTTATCACGGCTGTGTACCGGTCGACGCAGATGGCAACTTTCTGCCGATCACGATCGACAAGAAATCGGTATCGGGAAGAGCGATGTTCGAGGAAATCGAAACGGTCGTCCGACGCGCTTTCGTGAATTCCGAACAGGCCGACCTCGATTTTCTGTGGTACCTATGGAGCGGTCCGCGATCTCCTCTGTTTGGCAAGGACCGAATCGCAACGCTGGAACGCGACTTCATCGCAGATAAGAAACCTCATCACGAATCGAAGAACACCTATTTCACATTGATCCACGAAGTGGACTTTTGCGACAAGGTACTCGAGGAATTTGGCATGCAGGCCGAAAGGGGTTTGATCGTCAATGGCCATGTTCCGGTTAAAGTCGAGGCCGGCGAATCACCGCTAAAACGCAGTGGCAAAGCGATTACAATCGACGGTGCTTTCTCCGAAGCGTACGGAGATTACGGCTACACGCTGGTGCTGGAGACCGATCGCATCGTCCTGGCACAACATTCTCACTTCGAATCGGTGGAAGCGGCCATCCGGGATGGGGTCGATATCATTCCTCAAGTTCAGAACATTCGCGTGTTTGATTCACCACGGCGCACCGGCGATACCGAACGCGGCCAACGAATCGGCTTCCGGATGGAAATGCTCGAGCGACTGATCGAAGCTTATCAAGAAAACCGGCTGCATGAGCGTCCCGTCATCACGAAGCCTTAAGTTTCGTTGCCTGGCAAACCGGTACTAAGCGAAGTATCGAACGAATAGCGACCGAAGCTCCGCGACATTAACTGGCTTCACAAGCACCTGATCGCACCCAGAAGAGAGGCATCTCTCGACATCTTCGCTGAGTGCAGCAGCCGTCAGGGCAATGACTGGCGTCGAGATCTTTTTCGACTTGAGGAGCCGGGTCGCTTCATATCCATCCATGCCCGGCATTTGCATGTCCATAATGATCAGGTCATATGTGGAGCCTTCAACCTGACGGGCCAACACCATGTCGCAAGCTTGCTTCCCATCCTCAGCAAAGTCTGGCTGAACCCCTAATCGGGCGAACACCTTCTGCAGTAAATACCGATTCGCCTCGACATCCTCTGCGATCAGAATCGAACGGTTATTCCAGGCATTACCATTCGTCTCTTCAATCGATTTCTGCTCAGGCTGACGATGTTCCTCTTCCTCCAGACACTCCGGCGTGTCAAGCTCCATGAGAAAGGTCGAGCCAGCGGAACTCGTCTTCTCAAGCCTCAGGAAGCCACCCATCTTCGTTGCCAGTTCTCGGCTAATGGAGAGGCCCAACCCGATCCCCATTCGCTTCTTTTCCAGGCTTGCTGGTCCTTGGTTAAAGGGAAAGAAGATTCGATTGACAACTTCCGGAGGAATACCGGGGCCAGTATCGGTCACACGAATGATCAAACGCTGCCGCGAGTAGTCGTATTCAGACTCGCAATTGATCCAACCCTGGTCGGTAAACTTGATGGCATTGCCGAGCAAATTGATCAATATCTGCCGCAAACGAACTGGGTCGACTCGAAGAAGTTGGGGACAGTTTCGTGGCAGCTCCCACCTAAGATCGAGCCCGCTACTTGTCGCGCGGTACTTCACAAGTTCGCATACCGCATCGATGAGCCGACTCACATCGGTCGGCACAGGCTCAACCTCGAGTGTGCCCGCTTCGACTTTCGCGATATCGAGAAGATCGTTAATCAATTCCAGTAGATGTTCACCACTACTGGCAATCATGCCCAACATCTTTTCCGCGTCATCCGCCTCTAGGTCATGCTGAAGGATTTCCGCGAAACCGATAATTGCGGTCAGGGGCGTCCGCAGTTCATGGCTCAATGAAGTAAGAAACTGGGACTTGGTGCGGTTCGCTTGATCGGCCAGCGTCATGGCCTGCTCTGCTTTGCGCTCACTTTCTACGACTTTCAGCAATAGCTTGTGACGCTCAATCGCATTGCGGGCAATCCGGGGAAGAATTTGCTCGGTAATCTGAGACTTTCCGAAAAAGTCCTGAACTCCACGTTTGAGAAAAGACGTGTCTAAAGCACTCGAATCAATGCTGCCAGTAACAAGCACGATCGGTACTGGAGGGATACTCGATTCGGCCAGGAGAAGCTCGACAAATCTTCGGGCATCCATGTCAGGCAGTCGATAGTCAAGGAAAACCAGATCGACTTCCGATTTGAGAGCTTCGATCTTTGCCAGCCCTTCGGCGCCGGTGGAAACCTCGGTAAACCGATAGCGACTATTCATGTCCTTGCGAAGCGCAGAAATGACAGCATCACGATCAACATCGGAATCGTCGATGATAAGAAAATGATACTTCAAAGCAGTCCTGGCCTAGCTAGTCAATTCCGAGGCGATTTGACGAACAGTTAACATGTATTGATCCGGGTCGGGAGACTTGGTGTAAAAGTCGGCTGCACCAAGCTTCAACGCCATCTCGCGATCCGCGGGACTTGAAGAAGTCGTCAGCACAACGACGCGGCGTAGACGTTCCGGCAACGTTTCGGCAAGTTGTGCGAGCAGTTCAAATCCCTTACAGCGAGTCAAATTAAGATCAAGTAAGATCAGTTGCGGAACGAGCTCTTCAATTATCCTCTTGCCTTCGGCGCAACACTTTGCCCGAACAATTTCCGCGTTGGGATGCACAAGACGTACGGCCATGGTTCCCACCTCGTAATCCAGATCGCTATCTTCGACGAAGCATATGATTGCTTGGGACATGACTATTCAACCTGTTCGAGAGTAAAAAATATGGTCGAACCTTGCCCTGGCTCGGATTCTATCCATATCTTGCCACCGTGACGGGTGACAATTTTCTGGCAGATTGTCAAACCGGCACCCGATCCACCACCAAATTCATCTGGCAAGTGAAGGCGGCGAAACACCTGAAAGACTTCTTCCACATTCTCCGAAGCAATTCCTATGCCGTTATCCCGCACGTAGAGAACGGCCTGATTCTCATGGTCAGCATCACGGCCTTGCCAAACACCTACTCTCAAATGCTTTAGGCTGTTTTGGTTGTACTTGATTCCATTGGCGATCAAGTTGGTAAATAGTTCGCGGACGCAGAGGTAGTCGGCCCAAAGGATCGCATTGCTTTCGATCGAGACCTCAATTCCACTGGGAGTCGGTCGACCAACAACCATTTCCAGAGCCTCGTGGACAACTTCTTTGAGGTCAACTCTCTCGAATTCAAGATTGCCCTGCCCTGCTCGAGAGAGCCTGAGCAACCCTTGAATCAATTCGTCCATCCGGGACGCAAGCTTCGACAATGTCGCCAATCGTCCCTCCGTCGCCTCATTCAGTTCGACGCCCAATTCGCGCCTCAAAAGAAAAGCCGTCTGCTTGATCCCACGCAATGGCTCACGTAGATCATGCGATGCGGCGTAGGCAAAGGAATCCAGGTCGGCATTGATGCTGGCAAGCTCGTCGTTCAAGCGAACTAGTTCGGCAGCACGAAGACTAAGAAGTTCGACCAAGCCACTACGAAGTTCTTCCGCCATTTCGCGGTCAACTAACGCCCATCGTTTCGATTGCCGATGAACGGTTGTCTTCCACTGCTCAAACGATTTCCGTGGTGAAAGTCGGATTCCATTCTCGGATTGAACCGTCGACTTTTCAGGATTACCGGCCCACGTCACTTCGCTGACATATTCATCGCGGAAGAACAGGAGCCAATTGGCCTCCGGGGCCGAAAGTGGTACGGCAAGGCATCCGCAAACTTTGCTCTCGTCCTCAACCAGATAGCCTGGAACGGAATCCGCAAGACAGTGCGTGTCCCAGATACCGACCGTTTCCTTTTGGGTTGATTCTGCATGCTGGACGATCGATTGAACCACCTCAGCACAAGGGGTTGAGCCAAGCAGTTGCACATTTCGCTCAGAAACGACGCCTAATCCATTGGAATCGACAACCTGCTGCAACTCGGGCCAAATGGTATCGATTGATCTCCACACATCGGTATTCTGCGTAATCAGGTCCAGCACGTTATGAAAGTTTCGTCGCCGGCGAACACGTTCGTGATTGATTTCCGACTGTTCTCGTGCTGAAAGGTAGTTCCCAATGACAAGCCCCATGATCTCGCATGCAGCGCGTTCTTCCAGGCGAAGCGGTTTTGCCGAGTAGTGATGACAGGCAATCAATCCCCACAGGCGATTATCGATAACAATGGAGATCGACATGGAAGCCTGAACCCCCATGTTCTGCAAATACTCGATATGTACCGGCGATACGGCCCGAAAACAGCTAAGACTTAAATCGAGCGGTTGCTCCGCATCGGCGTGACATCCAGGAAGAATCGGCACCGCACTTGCGTTCACATCACCAATCGAACGGACCGTATTGAGAATATAGAGCCGGCGTGCCTGCTCAGGAATATCGGTTGCCGGATAGTGCAGCCCGAGAAACGAACCTTTGCCTTCGACGACTGACTCGCCGATGACTTCACCATGATTGTCGTCAGCAAATCGGTAAAGCATGACTCGATCGAAGCCGCTAATATCCCGCATCTCATCGGCGATCACCTGGTAAAGTCGCTTCAGATCGGTACTCTGCTGCAATCGCTGGTTTGCCTTGGTGAGTTGCAGAGGCAAGCTCAGCTCTCCGAGCTTCTCCGTTGAGTCTTTCTCAGCTGCCGGCTGCTCAAGCTCGACGATGAGCCTTCCCTGATAAACATGGGCAGCTGCGGAGAACGGCAGCTCCGAGCCTGCTCCCAGTGCTCGAAGCTTGATGGGACGGACGACATTGCGTAAGCCGGTTGCCACGATTTGCAACAATTCACACGAGGCTTCGTCAAACAGTCCGTGAACCGTCGCCCCAATTTCCGGAATTGCCTTAAACCACTGATCCGCGTTCTGCGACACATGTCTTAGTGATAGGTCGCCTAGACCAAACGCCAGCAAGGCACCATGCGGCTGCACAGCACCGGCCAAGTGAATCGGTTCGCGGTCACAATTAGTTAAATCAACTTCGGACCTTTTCGTTGGTGATTCAGGATCTGTCATGCTCTGGAACTTAGTTGACCACCATAAATCTGGAACATTCTTCGGGCAGCACTGACGGCTGTTGCCACTTCATCCTCGGTAGTGAGAAAGCGATCTAACCAAAGCTTGGTTTCCTGCCAGCGACGTGCAGTACCTTTGCCGTAGGCACTGAGAAACTTCACCGGCGCATCGGCTGAAGAATCGAAATTGGTACAGGCCAGGTTGCAGAGGAATAGGCTCCCCATCGTCGATCCTTCCAACACGTACAGAATCCCGGCGGCGTCTGCTGGACCTTTCACCCAACGATATAGCTCATCTGCTGGAGGCTGGTCATCGCAGGACTCAATATGCGCCGCACCAATATACTTGGCTGTCAGTTCGCCCAGGTCCGATTGAGCCCATGCCGCCGTGCGGCGAGAAGCGACCCAACTTTCCAATACCCCGAAATACTCCTCGATGATTCGATCGGCCGGGGAAATGAAGTAGCAAATTTTGGTTAGGAACTGCTGGTAAGCCCTAAGATCACCGAGATTTGCCCGCCAATCGATCGACTCTTCGACTTGTCGATGGAGGTCGTCTGTCGCCGATTTAAGCGCAGAACTAGCGTCCGATTTGTTATTTTCGGTAAGCGGAGACATAGAAATGGGAGGTTTCGTTGGACCCGAGTAAGAAATAGAAATCGAGTATCGAAACGTGCCCTAAGCACGCCTACTTCGTACGGATCCGCTCAATCCATACAGATAAGCACAGCCGTAGAAGCAAATCCCCCGAGAAACCTCATCATAGCGCTAGATTGGCTTTCGTCAACCGGCTGAGACAACAATTCGCCAGCCGCGTTAGTTGCCGTGGCTGGCATCGAGACCAGAATGGGAGCGGTACAGGAAAGCGTCGGATGTGAGCAATGAGGTCAACATTGCTTTCATGCTCCCTCCGCTTTCCTTGTAGGCACGGTAGGCATCCTGCAGAACGGGCCGGTCGTTGAGCGTCTCGTTGCGCCCAATCCAAAACCGGAAGGCATGACGAACGAAGACCTGCTCGGCTCGCTCGCTTTCGGCGATCTTCTGGATCAGCTCGATGGCATTGGCAACCTCACCGTCCAGTTCAGGATCACCCGAATCGATGATCTCACCTGACGTGTCGACCGGCTTCTCCAGTTCGGTCTTTCGAAAGAGACCGGCATGGTTGTACATTTCAAAAGGTAAACCCAAGGGATCCATCTTCTGGTGGCAGGTCCAGCAGTATGACTCGCGCGTCACCCGCATCCTCTCACGCAGCGTGTGATGCGGTTCATCGGGCAGCATGGCATCAACCGTGATCGGCACATCGGGAATGCCGCCACCAAGCAGCCGTTCGTAGACCCATCGTCCACGACGGATCGCGTGATTGTCCATCGCGTCCGAATGAGACACAAGCCAAGTGGGATGTGTCAGGATGCCAAGTCGTTGCCCCTCTGGCACCGTGGCGAGAACGCGGTCTGGTTTCATTGACCCAGCACCAAAGCTACGCCGTCCGACACGGGCATAGATCTTGTCGCCTGACAGTTTCGCTTCGTCCACCTTGTGATTGATGTTCTTTCCCTTGTTGGCCAGCGACTTCGGTGGCTTTTTGCCAGGATTTTCTTTCTGCCAGGCTTCGAGTTCGGCATCGTGCCTCTGTCTTGCTTCGGCAATCGATTTGGCGGTTTCCTTCTGAGAACGCCTTTCCCCGAAGACGATGCTGTCGCTCCTGGTAGCAACAACCTTATCGGTGGTTAGCAACTGCTTCAGAACATCCTTGTCTTCCGCCAGAATCAATTCCACCAAGCGGTCCGTGCTCGCGGTCGCATCGAACATCGAGAAGTAATAGCCCTGTCCACCACCAACGCCAGTATCCGCAAGGGCCTTGGTGTCTTTGCAAATGTAACCGCCCAGATCGTAATCGAAGTAATCTCGGAAGAACTGCAAGATGCGTGGTTTCCGAATGCTGTCGTCAGCCAACATCCGCTCGACTTCACGCTTTACGTCAGCTTTAGTCCGCATCCGACCTTCGATGATTGCCTCACGCAATGCTTCATCAGGCGGGATATAGCGAAACGCGTGATTGACCGCTAAGCCTAGTTCCCAATCTTGGAGCATCACACGGCCGTCGCTGTCAGTCTTGCCGTTGGCTGCCAGTTCCGTCCGAAACAAGGCATCGCGATCGAGAAAGATCGACGACAGGCCCAGTATGGCTCCTTCTTCTTTGCCAAGCTTACCGATCGATTGTTGAACAATCGTTACGTAGGCGTCCGACTCCTGGGGTGCGGGGGGACGAAAAGTGAGTGCCTCGAAAAGATAGTCGACGGCCGCTCGAACTTTTTCTTCGTCTGCTCCCTCCTCCTTCATCAGGTCATACACCGGCGTTAGAGGACGCACAATCTTGGTGTTGTAAACGATCGACGTAGGCAGACCACGAAGGTCGCCCTGCATCTTGTCTCGAATCGAGTTTGGGTCATCGGTGATTTGATACGGCTCGGCAATGCTCAGCGGGCCGTAGGCCATATAGCGAATCACATCCTCGGCAATGTTGATGATCTGAGTCGCTTCGGCGCTATTCACCGTATGGAAGTGAGGATAGTTCTTCAGCCCGTGATCGCGCGACGAGGAAAGCACCGCCGGAACACTCTTCACGGCAGTGGCATAGGCGACCGTTCCTCCTTGCCACTTGATGATGCGATCGACGCCAAAGTAAAGCTTCAGTTCCCCACCATGATTGGTCGGAACGGCATCACCATGAGCTCGTAAACCAGGCTTGGAGGGATCGAACGCCGGCTCGCTGTTGATCAGCTCATTCAGCCGCGTGATGTGCTCTTGGGGAGTTACCCGCCAGATTCGTGCCGGTGACGAAGTTGGCTGAAGCTGAATATCATCGGGCAATGGCCCGAACAGCAGATCATGATCGACAAAGTTACCCTTGCCCGGATCGAGATGTGCCTGAAAACCGCCTTTGTCTTTCAGTGCCCGGGAAAGCTCCTGCACGATCCAGTCGGAAAGCTGAAGCCTTTCCACTACCTCCAGCTGAGGCATATCTTTCGGAGGCATCTGCTTCAAAGTGACTTGTGCCCATACCGAATTCCAAGCCTGTGCGTTTATGCCATCGACGGCGTCCAGGTCATGCAGCGAAAAATTGCCTTCGTTCGCTTCAGGATCTTTCTCACCGTGGCAGTCCCCACAGTACGTGGCCAGAAGCGGTTTTGCAAAGCTGCGAAAGTCCTTTTCAACGTGTTGACCAGGCGTGTATGCCTGAGCGTTTGCGACCGCAAGTAAGCCACACCAGAACAACCCGGCACAAGCGTATGCAAGCTTGCTCATACAAGCAGTTCCTTGAGTGGTCCGTTACCGTCGTCAAACTTCTTGGCCAGCTTTTCATCCATGTTGAAGCGATCGCACGTTACGCCTGCGGCTCGCAGCAGCGAAGTATAGAGGGCATTGATCGGACGGTTGCCGTCGATCTGGGTGAAGCGACCGGTCTTGAATGCGCCGTCGAAATTACCCAAGAGCATGACCGGCCAATTGGCACCTCGTGTATGCTGACTATCCGCATTATTGCTGGTGTAAACGATCAGCGTGTTGTCCATCATGGTGCCACTGCCTTCGGGCACGCTTTCCAGCGATTCGATAATCTTCACCAACATCCGGCTGTTGTACTGGCGGATCTTGATCCAGATTGGATTGTCAGGCTGCTTCATGTGCCCAAGGTTGTGTCCTTGCTGCTCTATTCCCAAGCCTTTCCAAGCTCCGAAGATTTCCCCTCGCCCCGATCCGATCGTCAGGGTGTTTGTGATCCCCGAGGTAAGCGCCGAGATTCCCAGGTCCAACAAGACATCGTGCCAATCGGTCTCGTGTTCCGGATTCGTGTATCGCTCGTCCACTTCCGGTGCGAACTTCTTCAAGTGGTCGGAGACAGTATCAAGACGTTCACGCAGACCATTGAT includes:
- a CDS encoding DUF1588 domain-containing protein, with the protein product MSKLAYACAGLFWCGLLAVANAQAYTPGQHVEKDFRSFAKPLLATYCGDCHGEKDPEANEGNFSLHDLDAVDGINAQAWNSVWAQVTLKQMPPKDMPQLEVVERLQLSDWIVQELSRALKDKGGFQAHLDPGKGNFVDHDLLFGPLPDDIQLQPTSSPARIWRVTPQEHITRLNELINSEPAFDPSKPGLRAHGDAVPTNHGGELKLYFGVDRIIKWQGGTVAYATAVKSVPAVLSSSRDHGLKNYPHFHTVNSAEATQIINIAEDVIRYMAYGPLSIAEPYQITDDPNSIRDKMQGDLRGLPTSIVYNTKIVRPLTPVYDLMKEEGADEEKVRAAVDYLFEALTFRPPAPQESDAYVTIVQQSIGKLGKEEGAILGLSSIFLDRDALFRTELAANGKTDSDGRVMLQDWELGLAVNHAFRYIPPDEALREAIIEGRMRTKADVKREVERMLADDSIRKPRILQFFRDYFDYDLGGYICKDTKALADTGVGGGQGYYFSMFDATASTDRLVELILAEDKDVLKQLLTTDKVVATRSDSIVFGERRSQKETAKSIAEARQRHDAELEAWQKENPGKKPPKSLANKGKNINHKVDEAKLSGDKIYARVGRRSFGAGSMKPDRVLATVPEGQRLGILTHPTWLVSHSDAMDNHAIRRGRWVYERLLGGGIPDVPITVDAMLPDEPHHTLRERMRVTRESYCWTCHQKMDPLGLPFEMYNHAGLFRKTELEKPVDTSGEIIDSGDPELDGEVANAIELIQKIAESERAEQVFVRHAFRFWIGRNETLNDRPVLQDAYRAYKESGGSMKAMLTSLLTSDAFLYRSHSGLDASHGN